The segment CGCTCTTCTCGTAGCAGTCCACGTCGAAGCCGCGCTGGGTCAGGACGTCGAGGGCGGACAGGCCGGCTGCGCCGGCGCCGATCACGCAGTAGGTGCTCATATTGTTCGTGTTCCTTCCGGATGAAATGGAGTGCGCGGGGTGGTCAGCGGAGGACGTCGCCGCCGGAGAGGACGATGGTCTCTCCTGTCATGAAGGACGCGTCAGGGCTTGCCAGGATCGCGACCCACCGGGCGATCTCCTCGGGCTCGGCCACGCGGCCCAGCGGGATGCCGGCTGATGTGGCTTCCATGCGCCCGGTGGCCGCATTGCCGGGTGTGTTGACCCATCCTGGGGCGATCGCATTGACGCGGATCCCCCGGGGCGCCAGTTCGAGGGCCAGTTCCTTGGTCAGCATGACGACCGCTGCCTTGGAAGCGCCGTAGAGAAGCTGGCCGGGAGAGACCGCGAACGCGTCGACGGAGGCGAAGTTGACCACAACTCCTCCATTGGGCATGTGAGCCACGGCCTCCGCGGTCGTGTTCAGGATGCCCAGAACGTTGACATCGAAAATCCTGCGGTAGAGGTCCTCGGTGAAATCGGCCAAGGTGCTGGGCGGGTAGATTCCGGCAACGTTGGCCAGGAGACCGACTTCCTTGGAGGTGCTGGCGGCGTATTCTGCTATGGCGTCCCGGACTTGGTCACGATTGGTGACGTCTACCTCGACCGTTCGGATCGTTTCTCCTGCGACCTCGAACTCGGTTGCCACCCGGTCGAGGGCCAGGACGTCCCAGCCTTCCTTGACCAGGGCCTCCGAGGCCGACCGTCCCATGCCGCTCGCGGCACCCGTGACGATCGCGATTCCCAGGTTCGAAGCAAGCATCATAGAAAATTCCTTAGTCTGGACTGGCTCGTTGTGCAGCAGATCACTTGGAAGCTGCTGATAATCCAGTATCAGACGGGCCGAAGGGCCCGTCTACGGCCAGATGGGAGGGCCAGCCAAAGGTTTTTCCTAGGGGCGCGTGGTGCGATTCAGTCGGAGGCGGGGCCGGGGGGCCGGGTCCGAGCCATCTGAAGCCGGGCGAGGATGCGCCGGGCCAATCGCATGAATTCGGCCGTGGCCGGCGAGACCGCGCCCGCCCGGCGTGTGATGAACGCGTAATGCTCGGTAACGGGGGGCTCCAACGGAGCCCAGAAGAGTCCGTGCTCGGCGATCAGCGAGCGTCCCACGTGGAAGGATACGAGGGAGTCTCCGACGCCCTTCGCCGCGAGCTCGAGTGCGTGGGTCTGGAATTCCACCTCGACGATGGGGTCGAGTGTCACGCCGGCCGATTGGGCACGTTCCAAGAGCGAGACGCGCAGCGGATCGTCATGGGACCAGCGCGATTCGGAGAGGATCAGTGGGCGCTGCGCGAGCGTGGTTATCTCGACCGGCTCGCGGGTGTGCTCCTCCCGTCGCGAGACGTAGACCACCTGGTCAACGAACACGGACTGCGTCACCACGAGTTCGCGGCTGTCGATCGGGAGCTGGACCAATCCTGCCTCGAGATTGCCCTCGCGCACTGCATCGGCGACCTCCGACGAGTTCAAGCCTGTCACCCGGATGCGGACTCCGGGGTGCTGGGCACGAAACTCTTGGATCAGCTCGGTCAGCAGGTACAGGTGGGCGCTGCTGAAGGTGCCGAAGGACACCGTCCCCTCCTCGAGGGAACGGACTCGCCGGCTCGTCTCAGCCATCGAGACGACGTCGGCGATCGCCCTTTCGGCAAGGGGCAGAAGGTCCTGACCTGCGTCGGTGAGGATCAGTTTCCGTGCGGTGCGTGTGAACAGGGCAACCTCAAGCGTCCGTTCGAGCGCTGCGATCTGCTCGGACAAGCTCGGCTGGGCGATGTGGTGCGCCTCGGCCGCGGCGGCGAACGTCCGCAGGCGGGCCGCGGTGACGAAGTACTCAAGCTGCCTGATCGTTGGGAGAGGCACGCAGGCCCCCTATCTATAGGAACATCCTTTGTCTCCCACAAGATACTCCACATTGCTCCTAACTATCACGGTTGATGTACTTAGTGACCAACGCAGGGAAACGCTTCGTGAGAAGAGAACGAACAATCCCTCCGTCACAATCGCCGCCGCACCGGCGACGCCCCCGCTTCGCCACAGAATCTGTCCAGCCTGAAGACCTCTCCGCCATCCGGTTCTGAATCTCCCAGCCGACCGCCCGGCGCCCACGTGGTCCGAGCGCGCCTTTTCCGGAAGCACCCGCCCCAAGCAAAGGAAGCTACCCCGCCATGATCCCCACCCCGACGCCCCGCACCTTCCGCACCATTGCCTTCCTCGGCGTCATCGCCGCCGCCGTCGCCCTTTCGGGCTGCGAGGCCGCCACATCAGCCGCGCCCGCCGTCTCATCCAACTGCACCCCGAAGGACAAGGGACTGACGACTTACACCCCCGGCACGCTAACCGTCGGCGTCCCCGAAAACCCGCCTTACACCAAGACCGAGGGGACCAGCGCCTCGGGCCTGGAAATCGACGTCGTGACAAAGCTTGCCGCAGCAGAATGCCTCAACCTCGCCTATGTCCCTATCACCTACGCAAACGGCATCCCGATGATCAGCGAGCAAAAGCGGACCGACATCAGCACCGGCGGGTGGTACGTCACTGCGGCCCGCGCCAAGCAGGTCGGCTACACGACGCCGACCTTTTACGACACCATGGGCATCGTCTCCAAGAAGGACGCCTCAACCGTTTCCGACCTCCAGTCGCTCGGTGCCGTCGGCACCGGCACCGGATTCTCGTGGAACGAGGACATGACCAAGGTCCTGGGCGGGAACCTCAAGCAGTATCCGGGCACCGTCGAAATGAAGCAGGACCTGATGAATGGGCGCCTGCAGGCCTCGCTCGACGGGTACGCCGTCGCCGTCGCCGCCTATAAGGGGACCGACTTCAAGGTGGAGCCTGCCAAGAAGGATGACCGGGTAGCGATCACTACGTCGCAGCCGACGATCGCGTTCCCCGTTGCAAAGGAGAACACCGTGCTCTCCAACGCCTTCAGTGCGCTGATCGACTCTTACCGAACGGACGGGACCCTGACCGCCCTCCTGGCGAAATACGACCTTCCGGCCGATCTCCTTGTGCCGGCAGACAAGGCCGCAGCCTCCATTCGTTGACCCCCCTCAGCGGGGCGCCGACCGCTCGGCGCCCCGCTTATACCCAAGGAGTTCCGCCGTGTCCCAGCAGCTGATTACGGAATCGCAACAAGTCACATCCGCAGGCGTGACGATCACGAACCTCTCCAAGAGCTATGGCGACAACCAGGTTCTCGACAACATCTCCATTAACGTCAAGCCAGGCAGCGTCACAGCACTGATCGGTCCCTCCGGATCGGGAAAGAGCACCCTGCTGCGCTGCATCAATCTGCTCGAAACCCCCGACGAGGGCACGATTACTGTTGGGACGACCACCGTTGAGGCGGGCACAAGGGTCAGCGACCGCGCCCTCCTTGACCTCCGCCGTCAAGTCGGAATGGTTTTCCAGTCCTTCAACCTGTTCCCCCACATGAGCGTTCTTCGCAACGTTGCCTTTCCGCAGGAGAAAATCCTCGGCCGCAGCCGGGAGGAAGCCGAAGAACGCGCCCTCACCCTCCTGGACCGAGTGGGTCTCCGTGAAAAAGCACATCAGCACCCTGACCGATGCTCAGGCGGTCAACAGCAGCGCATCGCCATCGTGCGGGCGCTCGCGCTGAACCCCCGGGCAATGCTCTTCGACGAACCGACCAGCGCCCTCGACCCGGAGGTGGGCCTCGAAGTCCTGGCCGTCATGCGGGAACTCGCCGCAGGCGGCATGACCATGATCGTGGTCACGCACGAGATGCAGTTCGCGCGCGATGTCTCTGACCACCTCGTCGTCATGGCGGATGGGCACATCATCGAAGAAGGCCGACCCGCCGAGATCATGGCCAACCCCGTCCAGGAGCGTACCCGCCGCTTCCTCAGCGCCGTCCTGGAGCGCTGACGTGAACGCAATCGCCCTTGTCCTCCTAGGACTACCCATGACACTGCTCGTGACGATTTCATCCTTCGGGATAGGCGCGATCGTCGGCATTCCGCTCATGCTCGGGCTGCGTTCGAATTACCCACCAATCCGGGCCGTGTTCCGGGTGATCGT is part of the Arthrobacter ramosus genome and harbors:
- a CDS encoding SDR family NAD(P)-dependent oxidoreductase — translated: MMLASNLGIAIVTGAASGMGRSASEALVKEGWDVLALDRVATEFEVAGETIRTVEVDVTNRDQVRDAIAEYAASTSKEVGLLANVAGIYPPSTLADFTEDLYRRIFDVNVLGILNTTAEAVAHMPNGGVVVNFASVDAFAVSPGQLLYGASKAAVVMLTKELALELAPRGIRVNAIAPGWVNTPGNAATGRMEATSAGIPLGRVAEPEEIARWVAILASPDASFMTGETIVLSGGDVLR
- a CDS encoding LysR family transcriptional regulator, which encodes MPLPTIRQLEYFVTAARLRTFAAAAEAHHIAQPSLSEQIAALERTLEVALFTRTARKLILTDAGQDLLPLAERAIADVVSMAETSRRVRSLEEGTVSFGTFSSAHLYLLTELIQEFRAQHPGVRIRVTGLNSSEVADAVREGNLEAGLVQLPIDSRELVVTQSVFVDQVVYVSRREEHTREPVEITTLAQRPLILSESRWSHDDPLRVSLLERAQSAGVTLDPIVEVEFQTHALELAAKGVGDSLVSFHVGRSLIAEHGLFWAPLEPPVTEHYAFITRRAGAVSPATAEFMRLARRILARLQMARTRPPGPASD
- a CDS encoding substrate-binding periplasmic protein — translated: MIPTPTPRTFRTIAFLGVIAAAVALSGCEAATSAAPAVSSNCTPKDKGLTTYTPGTLTVGVPENPPYTKTEGTSASGLEIDVVTKLAAAECLNLAYVPITYANGIPMISEQKRTDISTGGWYVTAARAKQVGYTTPTFYDTMGIVSKKDASTVSDLQSLGAVGTGTGFSWNEDMTKVLGGNLKQYPGTVEMKQDLMNGRLQASLDGYAVAVAAYKGTDFKVEPAKKDDRVAITTSQPTIAFPVAKENTVLSNAFSALIDSYRTDGTLTALLAKYDLPADLLVPADKAAASIR
- a CDS encoding amino acid ABC transporter ATP-binding protein; the protein is MSQQLITESQQVTSAGVTITNLSKSYGDNQVLDNISINVKPGSVTALIGPSGSGKSTLLRCINLLETPDEGTITVGTTTVEAGTRVSDRALLDLRRQVGMVFQSFNLFPHMSVLRNVAFPQEKILGRSREEAEERALTLLDRVGLREKAHQHPDRCSGGQQQRIAIVRALALNPRAMLFDEPTSALDPEVGLEVLAVMRELAAGGMTMIVVTHEMQFARDVSDHLVVMADGHIIEEGRPAEIMANPVQERTRRFLSAVLER